Proteins encoded within one genomic window of Solea senegalensis isolate Sse05_10M linkage group LG11, IFAPA_SoseM_1, whole genome shotgun sequence:
- the magixa gene encoding membrane-associated guanylate kinase, WW and PDZ domain-containing protein 1 codes for MSKATVKKLHWRSKVQESFVPLGGGSGELGLAIGGGADYGEFPFVTAAPGGGATVGDIILEIGGTPVLGMTLGDVRGVLNSCPHPIRIKTVSPGSSLCKDLRLYLSKCFTPGSMDSQLQQLIRENLYLRAVPCTTRQPRDGEISGVDYNFVSIEEFFSLEESGALLESGKFKGNYYGTPRPVHIGPESPPITYQEHRNLLRNFRTRSKSLSNLEKAVEEGDNSEEDSAPSGSAGAPPTTLPLSQSWESTLGSREGTEEGGRGRGRGGVGRGRGGAPLPENWELAFSDSGEPYYIDHKSKTTSWFDPRTPSKDTTPCTELPEFTEQASQLRGYSIHTRLSKGPRGFGFNIVGGSRPREFLQVYSVTPGGPPALNTADILVYINDQCVLGRSHKDVVDMLKSVPMGQSVDVVLRRGYPMLYNPDGCPKQNLETPQTPSDASSTRALTHLTYSCTQDANGNTTGLGQTPPSYAAQPMTNGLTDPPTPTSSDPPLGVTPPPNRTVANHSDSDGGPSNAGTRRSSLIGYSSSTLPALSSSLLLHQSSKSSESDVSTSTLPLMSSSSALTKLPLSQPETGFLQNAASITNNPVSSSTPPGAPVQRPPMPQTTLALTPPRDVAPCGFNGCPANHQAPSTSASSHGTSGLVLPLGAASLASPPGGELVPVALGRTEGAGLGFSVTAGGQGGQLALVRRVWDRRQCPSLQPGDAIVKINGADVQSLSFSQVQRILQEHTKQGEVVLLVYRAGPASSPVVTPNLYKPLPSPQGQTTPSSSHPSADSPSSSSAAAVVGGAVPALSQAGLAPDSSQGGPHPPSPGAQQDAPPPPQTANGPSASTLIQSTSFLDSVPVTLTLEPRDLLGVQESAGGPPPNRGGGALGAVTKDGRGGAKVEVELRRRPGEGFGFVIASQEVSSGAASSLMSHRFVTVRRGSPAARSGQIQPGDQLDAVENRPTGGLQHRDLAQILRRAGNTLRLSVTPRRYSSSQMEAADLDIDSRLIKGSRGRSKDQFYSVDLDRGPTGFGFSLRGGSEYNMGLYVLGLMEGAHKIQVSDQLVDINGDSTVGMTHSQAVEQIRRGGHRIHLVLKKGNGYVPDYVELSSLSLCMTNSKQGEPCFYVIGRTENSRP; via the exons ATGTCTAAAGCCACGGTGAAGAAGCTGCACTGGCGCTCCAAG GTGCAGGAGAGCTTCGTTCCACTGGGCGGGGGATCAGGAGAGCTGGGTCTGGCCATCGGGGGCGGGGCCGATTATGGCGAGTTCCCTTTTGTCACGGCAGCCCCTGGGGGCGGAGCCACAGTGGGTGACATCATCCTGGAGATCGGTGGGACACCGGTGTTAGGGATGACCCTCGGCGATGTCAGAGGAGTCCTCAACTCTTGTCCTCATCCGATCAGAATCAAGACGGTGTCACCAG ggtcaTCCCTCTGTAAGGACCTCAGGTTGTATCTCAGCAAATGTTTCACTCCAGGATCCATGGACAGTCAACTCCAACAGCTGATCAGAGAGAACCTGTACCTGCGCGCTGTTCCCT GTACGACCCGGCAGCCTCGGGACGGTGAGATCTCAGGTGTCGACTACAACTTTGTTTCCATCGAGgagtttttctctctggagGAGTCTGGAGCTCTGCTGGAGAGCGGCAAGTTCAAAG GGAACTACTACGGAACACCCCGCCCCGTCCACATCGGCCCAGAGAGTCCACCGATCACGTACCAGGAACATCGCAACCTGCTGCGGAACTTCAGGACGAGGAGCAAGTCTCTGAGTAACCTGGAGAAAGCTGTGGAGGAGGGAGACAACAGCGAGGAGGACAGCGCCCCCTCTG GTTCAGCTGGAGCCCCGCCCACCACTCTGCCTCTGAGCCAATCTTGGGAGTCGACACTAGGGAGCCGTGAAGGAACTGAGGAGGGAGGAcgagggagaggaaggggaggagtcggaagaggaagaggaggagctccACTGCCTGAGAACTGGGAGCTGGCCTTCAGTGACTCAGGAGAGCCGTACTACATCGA TCATAAGTCAAAGACGACCAGCTGGTTTGATCCTCGAACTCCGAGCAAAGACACGACTCCTTGTACTGAGC ttcCAGAGTTCACAGAGCAGGCGTCTCAGCTCAGAGGTTACTCCATCCACACTCGTCTTTCTAAAGGTCCTCGAGGTTTTGGTTTTAACATCGTTGGAGGAAGTCGACCTCGAGAGTTTCTGCAGGTTTACAGCGTCACACCTGGAGGGCCCCCTGCCCTCAACACTG CTGACATCCTGGTCTACATCAATGACCAGTGTGTCCTCGGTCGGTCTCATAAAGACGTGGTGGACATGTTGAAGTCGGTGCCGATGGGTCAGAGCGTGGACGTGGTTCTGAGGCGAGGTTACCCGATGCTCTACAACCCAGACGGCTGTCCTAAACAGAACCTGGAGACG CCTCAGACACCCAGCGACGCTTCTAGCACCCGAGCTCTGACACACCTGACCTACAGCTGCACGCAGGACGCCAACGGCAACACGACAG GACTTGGCCAAACCCCGCCCTCTTACGCCGCACAGCCAATGACAAATGGGCTTACAGATCCGCCCACTCCCACGTCCTCTGACCCTCCATTGGGGGTGACTCCGCCCCCTAACAGGACAGTAGCCAATCACAGCGACTCTGATGGCGGTCCGTCCAACGCCGGGACTCGCAG GTCGTCACTGAttggctacagcagcagcacactccCCGCCCTCTCCTCCTCGCTCCTCCTCCATCAGAGCTCAAAGTCGTCAGAGAGCGACGTGTCCACGTCCACACTGCCGCTCATGTCCTCGTCCTCTGCTCTCACCAAACTGCCGCTCTCTCAGCCAGAGACCGGTTTCCTCCAGAACgccgcctccatcactaacAACCCTGTCTCCTCGTCCACACCTCCGGGAGCACCGGTACAGCGGCCGCCAATGCCCCAGACCACGCTTGCCCTAACTCCGCCCAGAGACGTTGCGCCCTGCGGCTTTAACGGGTGTCCAGCCAATCACCAAGCTCCCTCCACCTCCGCCTCCTCCCACGGAACCTCAGGTCTGGTGCTGCCACTGGGGGCAGCGTCACTGGCGTCGCCCCCTGGTGGGGAGCTGGTGCCGGTAGCTTTGGGACGTactgagggggcggggctgggGTTCAGTGTGACAGCGGGGGGTCAGGGGGGTCAGCTGGCCCTGGTCAGGCGAGTGTGGGACCGGAGGCAGTGTCCGTCACTGCAGCCAGGGGACGCTATCGTGAAGATCAACGGAGCAGATGTTCAGAGCCTCAGCTTCTCCCAG GTGCAGAGGATCCTGCAGGAACACACCAAACAGGGCGAGGTGGTGCTGCTGGTCTACAGAGCAG GCCCTGCCTCCTCTCCAGTCGTCACCCCCAACCTCTATaagcccctcccctctcctcagGGTCAGACCACACCCTCTTCCTCCCACCCCTCAGCTGACTCGCCTTCCTCGTCCTCCGCTGCGGCCGTGGTGGGCGGGGCCGTTCCTGCTCTCAGTCAGGCAGGTTTAGCCCCAGACTCTTCTCAGGGGGGCCCCCACCCACCGAGCCCCGGGGCCCAACAAG atgccccgcctcctcctcagacGGCTAACGGGCCGTCGGCGTCCACACTGATCCAGAGTACCAGTTTCCTGGACTCGGTTCCCGTGACATTGACGCTGGAGCCGCGGGATCTGCTGGGAGTTCAGGAGAGTGCTGGAGGACCGCCTCCaaacagagggggaggagccttGGGAGCAGTGACTAAGGACGGGAGGGGCGGAGCAAAGGTGGAGGTGGAGCTCAGGAGGAGGCCAGGGGAAGGCTTTGGATTTGTCATCGCCTCTCAGGAAGTGAGCAGCGGCG CAGCGTCCTCACTCATGTCCCATCGGTTTGTGACGGTGCGTCGCGGCAGCCCGGCGGCTCGCAGTGGACAGATCCAGCCCGGTGACCAGCTGGACGCCGTGGAGAACCGGCCAACAGGTGGTTTACAACACCGGGACCTGGCCCAGATTCTGAGGAGGGCGGGAAACACACTGAGGCTGAGCGTCACACCCAGACGCT ACTCCTCCTCTCAGATGGAAGCAGCTGATCTGGACATCGATAGTCGACTGATCAAAGGATCGAGaggaaggtcaaag gACCAGTTCTATAGTGTGGATCTGGATCGAGGTCCAACAGGGTTTGGTTTTTCTCTGAGGGGGGGCAGTGAGTACAACATGGGCCTGTATGTACTGGGTCTGATGGAGGGGGCCCACAAgatacag GTGTCTGATCAGCTGGTGGACATAAACGGGGACAGCACAGTGGGGATGACTCACAGTCAGGCTGTGGAGCAGATCAGACGAGGAGGACATCGCATCCACCTCGTCCTCAAGAAAGGAAACGGTTACGTCCCTGACTATG tggagctgtccagcctctctctctgtatgacAAACTCCAAACAGGGTGAACCGTGTTTCTACGTGATTGGACGAACTGAAAACTCGCG gCCCTGA
- the uxt gene encoding protein UXT: MSLPANANANMDEKVVQYENFISLVLKKDLQKVLEQRDEVYEKISEYLQLKNTIYSLQGADSQRLKTDVDLGCNFYVQAEVEDTSRIFVAVGYGFFVEMNHDEALRFIDKKTNQLTAFTEQLTKDSAKIKANIRMVLEGLRELQGLSDVSDSRSGEVLSM; encoded by the exons ATGTCTCTGCccgctaatgctaatgctaacatggACGAGAAGGTGGTGCAGTACGAAAACTTCATCAGTTTGGTTCTGAAGAAAGATTTACA GAAAGTGTTAGAGCAAAGAGATGAAGTTTATGAGAAGATCTCTGAGTATCTGCAGCTGAAGAACACCATCTACAGtctgcag GGGGCAGACTCTCAGCGACTGAAGACAGATGTGGACCTGGGCTGTAACTTCTATGTCCAGGCTGAAGT GGAGGACACGTCCAGGATCTTTGTGGCAGTTGGTTACGGTTTCTTTGTGGAGATGAATCACGACGAAGCTCTTCGGTTCATCgacaaaaagacaaaccagCTCACAGC CTTCACAGAGCAGCTCACCAAGGACTccgccaaaataaaagccaacatCCGCATGGTGCTGGAG GGTCTGCGGGAGCTGCAGGGACTGAGTGACGTGTCCGACAGCAGGAGTGGAGAAGTTCTCTCAATGTGA
- the cdk20 gene encoding cyclin-dependent kinase 20: MPAGYQDLDPVLDMEQYSILGRIGEGAHGIVFKAKHIETGETVALKKVALRHLEDGIPNQALREIKALQEIEDNQHVVKLKDVFPHGTGFVLVFDFMLNDLSEVIRNAQRPLTPAQVKGYMRMLLKGVTFLHHNNIMHRDLKPANLLISSSGHLKIADFGLARLFSEQGERLYSHQVATRWYRAPELLYGARRYDEGVDLWAVGCIFAELLNSSPLFPGENDIEQLCCVLRVLGTPTQESWPEMVDLPDYNKITFKENPAIPLEEIVPDTPPQAIDLLYNFLVYPSKQRCSASQALLHPYFFSSPLPAHHSELPIPQRGGRPPRQRLQAPPTDFSVDLPLQNSVVDPVMLQGHASCL; this comes from the exons ATGCCAGCCGGTTACCAAG ATCTGGACCCAGTGTTGGACATGGAGCAGTACAGTATCCTGGGTCGGATTGGAGAAGGAGCCCACGGCATCGTCTTCAAGGCCAAACACATTGAG ACAGGAGAGACGGTGGCTCTGAAGAAAGTGGCTCTGAGGCATCTGGAGGACGGCATCCCCAACCAGGCCCTGAGGGAGATCAAGGCTCTGCAGGAGATCGAGGACAACCAGCAT GTGGTGAAGCTGAAGGACGTCTTTCCTCACGGTACAGGCTTCGTGCTGGTCTTTGACTTCATGCTCAATGACCTCTCTGAGGTCATTAGGAACGCTCAGCGACCTCTGACCCCGGCTCAGGTCAAAGGTTACATGAGGATGCTGCTGAAGGGAGTGACCTTCCtgcatcacaacaacattatgCACCGG gACCTGAAGCCAGCAAACCTCCTCATCAGCTCCTCAGGTCACCTGAAGATTGCAGACTTCGGTTTAGCGCGACTGTTCAGTGAGCAGGGAGAGAGACTGTACAGCCACCAGGTGGCAACCAG gtggTACAGAGCCCCTGAGCTTCTTTACGGAGCCAGAAGATATGACGAGGGCGTGGACCTCTG ggcGGTGGGTTGTATCTTTGCTGAGCTCCTGAACTCGTCTCCTCTCTTTCCTGGAGAAAACGACATTGAGCAGCTGTGCTGCGTCCTCAGAGTCCTGGGCACACCCACACAGGAGAGCTGGCCA GAAATGGTCGATTTACCCGACTACAATAAAATCACCTTTAAAGAGAATCCTGCAATCCCATTGGAGGAGATTGTGCCGGACACGCCTCCTCAGGCCATCGACCTGCTCTACAACTTCCTGGTTTATCCTTCAAAACAGCGATGCTCTGCCTCTCAG gcaCTCCTCCATCCGtacttcttctcttctcctcttcccgCTCACCACTCAGAGTTGCCCATCCCTCAGAGGGGGGGGCGGCCCCCGCGGCAGCGCCTGCAGGCCCCACCCACTGACTTCTCTGTGGACCTACCCTTGCAGAACAGCGTAGTGGACCCTGTGATGCTGCAGGGACACGCTTCCTGCCTCTGA
- the gata1b gene encoding erythroid transcription factor, with protein MACDRILLLKCHDGQIYSLLQLSPAPSRAFLQSSVMSHDATHQVLSPCLWLDESSCQSLSSIYVSPPSSSVCDFNCLATPPNSTPVWNRYYDNMGPSLSGGWLSPVNQTWRQDFGPEKRVCVSCGTDSTPLWRRDSAGHHTCHDCSFKRQETNRGVLTSKRTRMVTLRKGTRCVNCDTEKTTLWRRNTEGQPVCNACGLYYKLHKVNRPLTMKKDQIQTRKRKVTKQQKQKLSFIKK; from the exons ATGGCGTGTGATCgaatacttttattaaaatgtcatgaTGGACAGATATATTCTCTTCTGCAGCTTAGCCCCGCACCTTCACGCGCCTTCCTCCAATCATCAGTCATGTCCCATGATGCCACTCACCAGGTCCTCAGTCCCTGCCTCTGGTTGGACGAGTCCAGTTGTCAATCACTGAGCTCAATTTATGTTtcacctccctcctcatcagTATGTGACTTTAACTGCCTGGCCACGCCCCCCAACTCAACTCCTGTATGGAACAGGTACTATGACAATATGGGCCCCTCCCTCTCTGGTGGTTGGTtgtcacctgtcaatcaaacatgGCGACAGGATTTTGGTCCAG agaagcgtgtgtgtgtgagctgtgggACAGACAGCACTCCCCTGTGGAGGAGAGACAGCGCTGGTCATCACACGTGTCacgactgcagctttaagagacaagaaacaaacagaggagtGTTAACATCAAAGAGAACAAga atggtGACTCTGCGAAAAGGAACTCGGTGTGTCAACtgtgacacagaaaaaacaacactgtggaGAAGAAACACTGAAGGACAACCAGTGTGTAACGCCTGTGGACTCTACTACAAACTACACAAG gttaACAGACCACTGACGATGAAAAAAGATCAAATCCAAACCAGGAAGCGTAAAGTGACCAAACAGCAGAAGCAAAAGCtgtcattcataaaaaaatag